One genomic window of Candidatus Nealsonbacteria bacterium includes the following:
- a CDS encoding helix-turn-helix transcriptional regulator, protein MTNNKSVIAKNIKKYRKKKGITQDKLSKMADITYNTIIKIESGATYNPRVETLKQIADALGVGIDDLMK, encoded by the coding sequence ATGACAAACAATAAAAGCGTTATAGCTAAAAACATAAAGAAATATCGCAAAAAGAAAGGTATTACACAGGACAAACTTTCAAAAATGGCGGATATTACCTACAACACGATTATAAAAATTGAATCGGGGGCAACTTATAATCCGAGAGTAGAAACATTAAAACAAATTGCTGACGCTTTGGGCGTTGGGATTGATGATTTAATGAAATAG